Proteins from a single region of Mytilus trossulus isolate FHL-02 chromosome 2, PNRI_Mtr1.1.1.hap1, whole genome shotgun sequence:
- the LOC134707669 gene encoding uncharacterized protein LOC134707669, whose amino-acid sequence MADLSMKSYKSHESVRERNRREQRRFDQTSDGRYNEFKIKLNGISTQQRLVEKDLERIRAGVHRPPKSAIISSHKSFNPASTRTLAEKNLRNKQEKSSKKSPKRSPRPPSDIEKVEINTGMLVEYLQKLQEADVIDLDNMITDKVVKGTQLVNQKMNSDPEMSQRSTNQAERSGSFNNKQLNIPIIRDVNSATRGSTDSKLDLNSTSNRDQRLLKSSPLPIMSAPETGATLEKEQHSSQKAINNSENSKGIDASTRRRKSSAAQEDFNGQIYNYDSFEFGNSKEQLNSDKQWEQARNARYVRTREKLERDRELSVKEIFDRSKP is encoded by the coding sequence ATGGCGGATTTAAGCATGAAAAGTTACAAGTCTCATGAATCAGTAAGGGAGAGAAATAGACGAGAGCAAAGAAGATTTGATCAGACTTCTGATGGCAGATACaatgaattcaaaataaagCTCAATGGAATTAGCACTCAGCAAAGGCTAGTAGAAAAGGACCTAGAAAGAATACGTGCAGGAGTTCACAGACCACCGAAAAGTGCTATAATTTCCAGTCACAAATCATTCAATCCAGCAAGTACTCGTACATTAGCTGAAAAAAATCTGCGgaataaacaagaaaaatccTCAAAAAAATCTCCAAAGAGGTCGCCTCGGCCACCAAGTGACATTGAAAAGGTTGAAATTAATACAGGTATGCTAGTAGAATATTTACAGAAACTTCAAGAAGCAGACGTCATTGATTTAGACAATATGATAACCGATAAAGTTGTTAAAGGTACGCAGCTTGTCAATCAAAAAATGAACTCTGACCCTGAGATGTCGCAAAGATCTACTAACCAAGCAGAACGATCAGGTAGCTTTAATAATAAACAGCTTAATATACCTATCATACGAGATGTAAATAGTGCAACGAGAGGATCGACCGATAGCAAACTAGATTTAAATTCTACTTCTAATCGAGATCAAAGACTTTTAAAATCTTCTCCTTTACCAATCATGAGTGCTCCTGAAACTGGAGCTACCTTAGAAAAGGAACAACACAGTTCTCAAAAAGCAATCAATAATTCTGAAAATTCGAAAGGAATTGATGCAAGCACCAGAAGAAGAAAATCTTCAGCAGCACAAGAGGATTTTAATGGACAGATTTACAATTATGATTCCTTTGAATTTGGAAATTCAAAAGAGCAACTGAACTCAGATAAACAATGGGAACAAGCTAGAAACGCCAGATATGTACGGACTCGTGAAAAATTAGAAAGAGACAGGGAATTATCAGTGAAGGAAATATTTGACCGATCCAAACCTTAA